The segment TGCGCAGTTTGATTATGACCTGGTTGACATGAATGCCAGCGACACGAGGAACAAGGCCTCGCTTCGGGAAAGGATACTTCCCGTGCTGTCAAATACGAGCAACCTTCTCGGCCGGCGGATACTGCTCTTCCTGGACGAGGTTGACGGAATCGCCGGAAGGGAGGATAGCGGAGGGCTTGAGGCTCTGACGGAGATGATGAAGGAGCCGACAGTGCCCGTAATAATGGCTGCAAACGAAAAGAGCGCGAAAATTAAGGATCTTGCCAAGGTGTGCAAGACAATCGAGTTTTCACGGATTCCACCGCGCGAACTTCAGATGTTCTTGGATCATGTCCTAATAGTCGAGGGCAGGAGTCTGGGGCCGGGCGACAAGAGGGCGGCAATCACTACGAGCGGCGGGGATGTCCGGGCTCTTCTGAACAATGCACAGTCGAGGGCTGCCGGTTACGCCACCGGATCAAAAAGCGCCCCCGAGCTCGAGATTTCCCACGCCCTCAACAGATATTTTTCCTCCACTTCAAGGGAGGAAGCTATCGGCGCCTTTCTGGCCGCCGATGCATCATACCCGGATCCCAGATTCGAAGGTATGAGCCCAGAACTTAGAAGAAAAGACATGATTGCGGCCCTTTTTTCAAGTATAGTATCCTCGCTAGCTAGCAGGGAGAAGGACCGAGATGGCAAAACTGACGATATGGCACCCATGCTGGACATCATTTCAAAGGCGGACATGGTGGTAGGCAGGGCCGGCAGCAACAGGGAATGGGCATTGCTCAAGTACGTCGCCCCAATGCTCTCCCAGGGGCTGTACGAGCTTACGAGAAATAAAGGGATCAAGTATTCGCAGTATTCGCTCCCCTGGCCGTTGATGGGCCCGCTGTATGCGCGCGGCCAGACCACGAGGAAATTGGCAGCCGCGCTGGCGCCTGCCACCATCACCTCTAGGAGGACATGCAGCGCTGCAATGCTTCCCTATCTTCTGCAAATCCTTGCCAGGCATGAGCCAAAAGTTGACATAGAGCGCTTCGCGCTAGAGAACTTTGGCGACGAGTCGGTTGCAGAGTCGCTCGTGAAGGTCTTGGAGAGGAAATTGACATGAGCGCATCTCCCAAAGACTGGCTCAAAATTCCGCTCAAGTTCCGCGGCAGGTGCTCGGCCTGTGGCCGCGAAATCCCGTCCGGCGAGGTTGCTTTGTGGTCCAAGGCTTCAAAGACGGTCAGGCATGTCTCCTGCGAGCCACCGCAATCCGCCAACGAAACTCCAATTCCCGAGGCCCCTGCACCGGTGATGGAGCTTGACTGCTTTATCTGCGGCAAGCCTTCGGGCTGCGGAAAATGCAGTCTGGCCCTTGACTGCGACAGGACCATGGTGTCACAGGGGTGTATTTGCGAGGAATGCTTTGCCGGAGACGGAGATCCGTATATTGCCTATCAGCGCGAGTTTCTAAAGAAGGCAAGGAAGATTCCAAAAGTTAAAATTTGAACATGATGACCTGATGTCTGAATGTCAAGCGACTACGAGCAGAACGTGGGAAAACTGCTGGCCGAAAAGAAGGCGGCGCTTGAAAAACTCCAAAGCGACCCTGTTCGCAACAGGCTTGAAATCGCATCGCTTACCACCGAAATCGAGACTCTTCAATCTCTTTACGAGAACTATAACCTGGGAATGAACGTTTTTCGCAGAGCGCAGGGCGGCCGAGCGGGCCTGCGAGAATAGATTTTCCGCGTTATGCACACCGGACGTGAAATATCCGCCTAATCGGCGAATAAACATCAATCTTTACGCCACATGTTTCGACTTGAACAAGAATCTTTAACGCTAATAATGAATTTATATTGCCAAAAGCTGGCTAATTTCACGTTCTATGCATGAGGATAAAATCAAGCGACTTGCTACTTTAAAAAAATCTGCCGAAGGCGGAGGGGGAAAGGAACGGGTTGAAGCCCAGCACTCTAAAGGCAAACTGACGGCAAGGGAAAGGATCAACCTGTTGCTTGATGAAAACTCGTTCATTGAAATTGACAAGTACGTCACGCACCGGAGCGACGACCCATCAGTTGGCAAGTCCTTCGGCGACGGCGCGGTAACAGGTTTTGGGACGGTCGGCGGACGGCAGATCTTTGTTTTTGCGTACGACTTTACCGTCCTTGGAGGATCGCTCGGGGAAATGACTGGCAAAAAGATTGCGAAGGTAATGGATCATGCGACAAAAGTCGGCTGCCCGATTATTGGGATAATTGACTCTGGCGGGGCAAGGATACAGGAGGGCGTCCTCAGCCTCGACGGGTACGGCGACATTTTCTTTAGAAACACAATGGCTTCCGGCGTGATACCCCAGATTACCGCGAGCATCGGCCCATGTGCCGGCGGGGCCGTGTATTCGCCTGCAATGACTGACTTTGTTATAATGGTCGAAAACATTGGCCAGATGTTTGTCACTGGCCCGGAAGTCGTAAAGGAAGTCCTCAGCCAGGAAGTCTCCTTTGAAGAGCTGGGAGGCGCAAAGGCGCACGGATCCAAGTCAGGCGTTGCGCACTTTGTCGCCAAAAACGAGTATGAATGCATTGACAGGATAAAGAAGCTGATTTCATTCCTGCCCCAGAATAACACAGAAGAGCCGGCCATCATTGAAACGGGTGACGACCCCAACAGAATAGACGCCAAACTGGTTGACATCCTTCCAGAGAACCCCTACCAGCAGTACGACATGAAGGAGATCATAAAGTCAATAGTGGACAACGGCGACTTTTTCGAGGTCCACGAGCTTTTTGCCGAAAACATAGTGGTCGGGTTTGCAAGAATGGCCGGCAGGACCGTAGGAATAGTCGCGAACCAGCCCATGTACCTTGCAGGCGCACTTGACATCAACTCGTCCAACAAGGCTTCAAGATTCATACGCTTTTGCGACGCGTTCAACATCCCGATAGTCACGCTAGTTGACACGCCAGGCTATCTGCCAGGCACCGAACAGGAGCACAACGGCATTATCAGGCACGGAAGCAAACTTTTGTTCGCCTACTGCGAAGCGACAGTGCCAAAGATAACCTGCATTGTAGGCAAGGCTTACGGGGGGGCTTACATCGCCATGGGAAGCAAGAACCTGAGAGCGGATATTAACTACGCATGGCCCACTGCAGAGATTGCCGTGCTCGGACCGGAAGCAGCCATCACCATAATACACAGGAAGGACCTGAAAGGCTCGCCGGATGCTGTGGCAACAAAGAAGAAGCTGGCCAAAGAATACAGGGACAAGTTTGCAAACCCATACATCGCAGCCGAAAAGGGGACAATCGACGTTGTGATCGACCCCGCAGAGACCAGGCCGATGATAATCAGGGCTCTCGAAGCACTTGCGAACAAGCGTGAGGCCCGGCCATGGAAAAAGCACGGGAACATCAACCTCTAAAGGTGGATAGAATGGCAGGAAA is part of the Nitrososphaera sp. genome and harbors:
- a CDS encoding AAA family ATPase, producing MWSEKHRPSKVEQMIGNEQERLAAVRWIASWARGTKPLLLVGPPGIGKTTLARILAAQFDYDLVDMNASDTRNKASLRERILPVLSNTSNLLGRRILLFLDEVDGIAGREDSGGLEALTEMMKEPTVPVIMAANEKSAKIKDLAKVCKTIEFSRIPPRELQMFLDHVLIVEGRSLGPGDKRAAITTSGGDVRALLNNAQSRAAGYATGSKSAPELEISHALNRYFSSTSREEAIGAFLAADASYPDPRFEGMSPELRRKDMIAALFSSIVSSLASREKDRDGKTDDMAPMLDIISKADMVVGRAGSNREWALLKYVAPMLSQGLYELTRNKGIKYSQYSLPWPLMGPLYARGQTTRKLAAALAPATITSRRTCSAAMLPYLLQILARHEPKVDIERFALENFGDESVAESLVKVLERKLT
- a CDS encoding acyl-CoA carboxylase subunit beta, producing the protein MHEDKIKRLATLKKSAEGGGGKERVEAQHSKGKLTARERINLLLDENSFIEIDKYVTHRSDDPSVGKSFGDGAVTGFGTVGGRQIFVFAYDFTVLGGSLGEMTGKKIAKVMDHATKVGCPIIGIIDSGGARIQEGVLSLDGYGDIFFRNTMASGVIPQITASIGPCAGGAVYSPAMTDFVIMVENIGQMFVTGPEVVKEVLSQEVSFEELGGAKAHGSKSGVAHFVAKNEYECIDRIKKLISFLPQNNTEEPAIIETGDDPNRIDAKLVDILPENPYQQYDMKEIIKSIVDNGDFFEVHELFAENIVVGFARMAGRTVGIVANQPMYLAGALDINSSNKASRFIRFCDAFNIPIVTLVDTPGYLPGTEQEHNGIIRHGSKLLFAYCEATVPKITCIVGKAYGGAYIAMGSKNLRADINYAWPTAEIAVLGPEAAITIIHRKDLKGSPDAVATKKKLAKEYRDKFANPYIAAEKGTIDVVIDPAETRPMIIRALEALANKREARPWKKHGNINL